From the Strix uralensis isolate ZFMK-TIS-50842 chromosome 33, bStrUra1, whole genome shotgun sequence genome, one window contains:
- the LOC141936542 gene encoding exendin-3-like, giving the protein MQIVRWLYLSGLGFAVLIPAGWQMGPKDLDATSRWQLYESQSAQSFASNIKRHSEGTFSSDFTRYLDKMKAKDFVHWLINTKRFSSSTKRYLKEEPRSVPFPAAFPPLA; this is encoded by the exons ATGCAGATCGTCCGGTGGCTGTACCTCTCCGGGCTGGGCTTTGCTGTGCTGATCCCGGCAGGGTGGCAGATGGGCCCCAAGGACTTGGATGCCACGTCCAG ATGGCAGTTGTACGAATCCCAAAGCGCCCAAAGCTTCGCGTCCAACATCAAGCGGCACTCGGAGGGCACCTTCAGCAGTGACTTCACCCGCTACCTGGACAAGATGAAGGCCAAGGACTTTGTGCACTGGCTCATCAACACCAAGCGGTTCAG CAGCTCCACAAAGAGGTACCTGAAGGAGGAGCCCCGCAGTGTCCCCTTCCCAGCCGCATTCCCACCGCTCGCGTGA
- the LOC141936668 gene encoding electroneutral sodium bicarbonate exchanger 1-like, translating into MNPSGSYNMTLLEELQRHDEEAVIDRGRVSNVVNIHYEEELEGHQTPSMGVQVPLVRQSHGHHQPHSQNHRKQDWEKDSEPGYHCKPRLFGGLIRDVKRKAPWFWSDFRDGLRLQCLASFLFLYFACMSPVITFGGLLGEATDGHISAMESLLGASMTGVVYSLFAGQPLTILGSTGPVLVFEKILYKFCKEYALSYLSLRACIGLWTAFFCIVLVATDVSSLVCYVTRFTDEAFASLICLIFIYEALEKLSHLWETYPVHMHSKLDLLTTYYCKCEAPTHPSNETLRFWESNKINVSGIAWENLMVTECRYLHGEFQGPACGHNGPYAPNVLFWCCILFFSTLVLLRFLKKFKTSRYFPTRVRSTVSDFAVFLTIVVMVLMDFMVGIPSPKLHVPHMFKPTRDDRGWFINPIGPNPWWTVLAALIPALLCTILIFMDQQATAVTVNRKEHRLKKGCGYHLDLFIVAVMLGVCSVMGLPWFVAVTVLSITHVNSLKVESECSAPGEQPKFLGIREQRVTGLMIFVLMGCSVFFTSLLKFIPMPVLYGVFLYMGVSSLRGIQFFDRLKLFWMPAKHQPDFIYLRHIPLRKVYLFTVIQLICLILLWAIKVSRAAIIFPMMVLALVFVRKMMDFCFSKQELSFLDDLMPEGKLLDDDKNEAEGEECLDVFILVHSQPELPRVRRRGQQESQKMMEAAAANSVQLKLGKSSSSDTPKQSSDRTDPSEINISDEMSKTTVWKVLTMNTETH; encoded by the exons CCCCACAGCCAGAACCATCGGAAACAGGATTGGGAGAAGGACTCTGAGCCGGGCTACCACTGTAAACCAAG GCTCTTTGGAGGTTTGATCCGGGATGTGAAGCGGAAAGCCCCGTGGTTCTGGAGCGACTTTCGGGATGGTCTGAGGCTGCAGTGTCTGGcgtccttcctcttcctctactTTGCCTGCATGTCCCCCGTCATCACCTTCGGGGGGCTGCTGGGAGAGGCGACCGATGGCCACATC AGTGCCATGGAGTCGCTGCTGGGCGCATCCATGACCGGCGTGGTGTATTCCCTCTTTGCTGGACAACCTCTCACCATCCTCGGCAGCACCGGACCCGTCCTTGTCTTCGAGAAGATCCTCTACAAATTCTGCAA GGAGTACGCGCTCTCCTATCTCTCTCTGCGGGCGTGCATCGGGCTGTGGACCGCCTTCTTCTGCATAGTGCTGGTGGCCACCGATGTCAGCTCTCTGGTGTGCTACGTCACCCGCTTCACCGATGAAGCCTTCGCCTCCCTCATCTGCCTCATCTTCATCTACGAGGCTCTGGAGAAGCTGAGTCACCTGTGGGAGACCTACCCTGTGCACATGCACAGCAAGCTCGACTTGCTCACCACCTACTA ctgtaAGTGTGAGGCACCGACACATCCCAGCAACGAAACCCTGCGCTTCTGGGAGAGCAACAAGATCAACGTGTCTGGCATCGCCTGGGAAAACCTCATGGTGACT GAATGTCGGTATTTGCACGGAGAGTTTCAAGGACCTGCCTGTGGACACAACGGCCCCTACGCGCCCAATGTCCTCTTCTGGTGCTGCATCCTCTTCTTCTCCACCTTGGTGCTGTTGCGCTTCTTGAAGAAGTTTAAAACCAGCCGTTACTTCCCAACCAGA GTACGGTCCACAGTAAGTGACTTTGCTGTTTTCCTCACCATCGTCGTCATGGTGCTCATGGACTTCATGGTTGGGATCCCGTCCCCGAAGCTCCACGTTCCCCATATGTTCAAG CCTACCAGAGACGACCGTGGGTGGTTCATCAACCCCATAGGACCCAACCCTTGGTGGACGGTGTTGGCTGCGctcatcccagctctgctctgcaccatctTGATCTTCATGGACCAGCAGGCCACTGCCGTTACTGTGAACAGGAAGGAGCACAGGCTGAAG AAAGGATGCGGGTACCACCTGGACCTTTTCATCGTGGCTGTGATGCTCGGGGTCTGCTCCGTGATGGGGCTGCCCTGGTTTGTGGCTGTGACCGTCCTGTCCATCACCCACGTGAACAGCCTCAAAGTAGAGTCCGAGTGCTCAGCTCCGGGAGAACAACCCAAGTTTCTGGGGATACGAGAGCAGAGGGTCACGGGCTTGATGATCTTTGTGCTCATGGGCTGctccgtcttcttcacttctctgTTAAAG tttataccAATGCCGGTGCTTTATGGCGTCTTTCTCTACATGGGTGTGTCGTCGCTCAGAGGAATTCAG ttctttgaCCGCCTGAAGCTGTTTTGGATGCCGGCAAAACACCAGCCGGATTTCATCTACCTGCGGCACATCCCCTTGCGAAAGGTGTATTTATTCACCGTGATCCAGCTGATCTGCCTCATCCTGCTCTGGGCCATCAAGGTGTCCCGTGCCGCCATCATCTTCCCCATGATG GTTTTGGCCCTTGTTTTTGTCCGGAAGATGATGGATTTCTGCTTCTCGAAGCAAGAGCTCAGCTTTCTGGATGACCTTATGCCAGAAGGAAAGTTGTTGGACGATGACAAGAATGAAGCTGAAGGAGAAGAG TGTTTGGACGTCTTCATCCTGGTGCACTCACAGCCAGAGCTGCCGCGGGTCAGAAGGAGAGGGCAGCAG GAGTCCCAGAAGATGATGGAAGCTGCTGCTGCGAATTCAGTTCAGCTGaagctggggaagagcagcagctcGGATACCCCAAAGCAGAGCAGCGACAG GACTGATCCTTCTGAAATTAATATCTCGGACGAAATGTCGAAAACAACCGTATGGAAGGTTCTCACTATGAACACAGAAACACACTGA
- the AQP5 gene encoding aquaporin-5 codes for MKKEILTLAFARSVFVEFISTLIFVFIGLGSALKWPSALPSILQISLAFGLAIGTLVQAFGHISGAHINPAVTIAFFVGNQISFLRTLFYVIAQLVGAIAGAGILYGVTPVNTRGNLAINALNNNTTPGQALVVEIILTFQLAACIFASTDNRRNGNVGSPALSIGLSVAVGHLVGIYFTGCSMNPARSFGPAVIVRRFSPAHWVFWVGPILGACLAALLYFYILVPYCMNMSDRVAIVKGTYESEEEWEEQREERKKSMELTPP; via the exons ATGAAGAAGGAAATATTAACCCTGGCCTTTGCTCGATCCGTCTTTGTCGAGTTTATCTCCACACTCATCTTTGTCTTCATCGGCCTCGGCTCAGCCCTAAAGTGGCCGTCCGCCCTCCCCAGCATCCTTCAGATCTCGCTGGCGTTTGGCCTGGCCATCGGTACGTTGGTGCAGGCGTTTGGCCACATCAGCGGCGCCCACATCAACCCGGCGGTGACCATCGCCTTCTTTGTCGGGAACCAGATCTCCTTCCTCCGGACGCTTTTCTACGTGATCGCCCAACTCGTCGGGGCCATCGCCGGGGCTGGCATCCTGTACGGCGTGACACCGGTCAATACACGTGGCAACCTGGCCATCAACGCA CTCAACAACAACACGACCCCGGGCCAGGCCCTCGTGGTGGAGATCATCCTCACCTTCCAGCTGGCTGCATGCATCTTTGCGTCCACTGATAACCGAAGGAACGGCAACGTGGGCTCCCCGGCACTGTCCATTGGCCTCTCCGTCGCTGTAGGCCACTTGGTGGGG ATCTACTTCACCGGCTGCTCCATGAATCCAGCCCGGTCCTTTGGGCCTGCGGTCATCGTGAGGAGGTTCAGCCCAGCACATTGG GTGTTCTGGGTTGGACCCATCCTCGGGGCTTGCTTGGCTGCTCTGCTCTACTTCTACATCCTCGTCCCCTACTGCATGAACATGTCAGATAGGGTTGCCATTGTCAAGGGCACCTACGAGTCagaggaggagtgggaagagcagagagaggagagaaagaagtcCATGGAGTTGACCCCACCATAG